The DNA window GCCCAGCACCCAGAGAAAGGGCAGGGAGCAGAGACACAATGCCCACCCAGTGCAGGAGGGGGAGGTtggagctgctgccagcagctcccaaAAGCTAGCCCTGAAAGCCAGAAGGCCACAAGGCAGGAGCCATGACAGCAAGAGGTGGGCAGAGATGGGCGTTCCCCTGCCCTTCCCCGTTCACAGGTGCTATCCACCCAAAGAGAGATGTCAGGTGGGCAGCTGCAAGGCAGCATGGCCAAGGGACAAAACACATGCACGGCAGACCCCCAATCTGCGCCCCACGGCCCTCCCCACCTTGTTCTCCTCTAAGAACTTGAGCTTGATGGCCACATCAGCACGCAGCTTTTCATACTTGTCCTTGTGGCTTTGGAACTGGCTCTGGGCTGCGTCCAGCCGGCACAGAGTGCTAGCGTCCCGAGGGCCCATGCTCAGCTCCTCCAGGTCTGTGCGGTATGCATCGTACTCCAGCCTGTGCAGGGACAGCCAGTGTCGGAGCTACACTGCAGCTCTGCAATTCCCCCCCCAGGGACGCCCGGCACCCATCAGGAACCCGGCTCGCGGGCCATGCTGCCATTCTACCTGGCTGTCTCGTACTGTTTGACCGTCATGAGCGTGTCCTCCATGGTCTTGTTCACCAGCGTGTTGATGCTGGAGACAAAGAAGTTGACAGCCCCCAGTAGTGTTTCTCCATTCTTGCAGAGCagtttctgtgtttctgcatTGTAACCAAACTCCTCCTGGGAGAGGAGGACAAGTCAGGGTCCATAGCAGCAAGgccccctctctcctcccacatGCCCAGAATCAGCCTGGCCTTGGGTGCTCCAAGGAGGTGCTGGGACACGGCCCTTCACactctcccctgccccacagccttCACTGAGCACTGTTatccccagcctcctcctgcttctcctcaAGCACCTGGAGCTGAGAGCTGCCCCCAGCCGTGCTGCAGAGCCTGAGGTTGATTTGGGTCTCTAGGTCTCCTCCCCAGCCACaaggggctgcagcacaggcagaggcATGGCAGGTGCCACCTCCCCTGTGGGCATACCTGCAGCTCAGGAGACTTCTGGCTGAGGTCCGCAAAGGCATCCCCCAGGGCATGCTGTGTTTGCACCAGGCTGTAGAAGTGGTTGGTGAGAGCCCGTGCGAGCTGCAGCACACACTCGTACTTGCGCTTTGTCTCCCGGAGCAGCTCAATCTGCGTCTCCAGCTCAAGGTCCACGGTGCGGGAGCCCCGGCCAAACCGCTCCGAGATCAGCTGCTTGGTACACTGCAGGGTGAGGGAGGAAGGCATCAGGAGGCCCCAGGTCCCTGGCCAACGGGAACGGCTCCTTGCTgttgcaggcagctgcagcacagctgtcCCCACAAATTCTGCAGGGAGATCCCCAGATGCATCCTCCACCTCCCACTGCTCCTTTGCCCCTAGTGCAGGGGCTGGCCCAACCCTCCTCAGCCTGCTGCACGGTGGCCCCGGCAGCGAGCCAGACCATCCTGATGGTCCTGGGAAGCAGCTCACCTTGTACGTGTTGATACCCCATTTCTTGACAATGTCAAACTTCTCCACGGCGATGCCACGGACAACTTCCTCTCCTCCGacggctgggctggggtggggctGGTGCAGCCCGGAGCCTGGAACAGACACAGCCCCACATGGCATCAgctcagcagggcagcagcacccGTGATGACACAGGCCAGGCTGCTCACTCAAAACCAACAGTGCCTTCACAGTGGGGCACTGTGGCTGCACCCAGAGGGCTCAGGGCACTGGGAGGAGCACAGGACTGCCACAGGGCTGCATTGGGGTTCAACAAAGCCCATGCACAACAGGTTTGTGGTCCAGGCaacacccagccctgcctgggaagCTGCCACTGCACCTGCAGTGGCGCAGCACTAGGCACCTTGCCCTGCTCAGGCCCCAGTCCGGAACAGCTCTCCCCCACCAGCAGCAAGGGTACAAACTGGGAGCATTAATGGGCTCCAGCCCATCTTGCACTGCTGCGTGCCTAATTGGCTTGCAGGCGTCACGAAGCAACACCTCGTGCACACAGCAGGGAACCTGCTCCTATGAGCCCTTCCAGAGAGGTCCCACGCAGGGCCCCGGCactggcagcagtggcagctgaCCCTGCAGAAGGCACTGACCCCAGCCTACCTCATCACCAGCCCAGCCACCCCTGCTCTTACAGACAGGGTCCCAGCACCTTCCATGCTGCACTgtgctcccctcagcccagagcaGCATCCTGCCTGACCCCTCTCCTCACCAAGTGGGCCAGAGGAGAGAGGAGGTAACTGGCAGCACCTGGGGGAGGCAACCCACGGGGGCTCCTCGCACAGCCAGGCACCATCTGCATCTCACCTTTGAGCCACCCAGTGCCCTGGCAGCACCATCCTCTCCCCCCAGAGCACCCAGAccaagaccttgctgtggctgctgggggaGGTGAGTGGTGGTCTTCCTCCCACAGCAGCGGGCTCACCTGCCTGCACGCTGGTGACTATGTGGGGCTGCAGCCAAGTCTCTGTGCTCCAAGGGACCCCAGCACTAACCAGGCACCCTAACCTGGGGCAAGGGGCCCAAGctcaggagggggggggggggggccacagaGTGCCAGCCAGGGGCTGGGTGGCCACAGTACCTGCTGAAGCACCCGCCTGGTTGGCCATCCTGCTGGCGGCAGATGCACTGGGGGAGACGGATGGTCCTCGGGGTGGGTGAGGTTGGACAAGACAGCCTGGAAATGGAGGGGCTGGCAGGTGTTGAGCAGAGAGGGGCAAGAGGAGATGGGGCGGTGTGTTGGGCATGGGGGCAGGAACGGCCAGGACAGAGGATGAGTGTGCGGGTGGGATGGCAGCAGGGGAGAGCAAGGGGAGCAGATGAGTGTGACGTGAAATCACAAGACATGGCTGGCTGCCAGACGGATACCTCCCGCACCAGGTGCTCCCTCCCCACTCCTTCTGTCCCATCAGCTGGCGTCACCATGCCCCATGAGCCGAGAGCTGGACAGGCCCAACGTGACAGACAAAGAGGGACAGCAACCACAGCACACACCTCCTTCTGCCACCCGCTCGTGCTGCTCTTCGGCACAGCAGGCTGGGAGCAAACGCACACGTCCTCTCCGCCTGTGCAAATCAACTCACTCAAGCCTAGCACAGCATGGAGCAGCTGTCTGCTGCGGAAGAGCCCACTGGGCAAGTCAGGGGACAGAGACTCGTGTGAAATAGGACCATGAGGGACAGAGGGCGAGAGACACAGCTGCACCAGAGCTGCCTCGGCAGTGCCAACttggcccagcccagcccagtacCACCAACGCTCACCGTGGACCCACTGGGCCACCGCTGCCCCATGCCTGGGCATACCTCCGTGGGGGGTGTGGGGAGCAGCAGGGCCCTGGGGCTGTGGCACTCCTGCCCACACTGCTGCCTGGCAGGCAGGATGCTCGCAGCTGGGCCTTGCAATCAGGAGCACCCGCAACCCCAGGACCAGCCTGAgcaacaagaaaaggaaatgagcGGAGAGAGTAGGGCTCAGAGCcaccctgccccatcccaccacggGCAGGCCATCCCCGACACAACCACCGGCACCAGCGCATCCCCAGAGCTCCCCAAGACCAGAGAAGAGGTGGGACACTGGAGTCTTTCCTCACCACTGGAGGAGGAGCCTGAGAGCTGCTGTGCGTCAGTACGCTGTAAAGCCCAGGCACCACAAGCCACTACCTGTGGCCCCGAGGTCCCCCACGCGACCGGCTGGGCCGTCCCCAGCAGGAGGCCCCACACCTGCAAGAGAGGGGAGCACCCAGGGCCCAGCCCTCCCACAGCACCCCGTGCAGCCTCCCTGTTAGTTATGGCATTTGGGGAGCACCAGAGGAGCGGGGTTAGGGGGTGGCGGCCCCTCCAGTCCCAGGCAGCCAGGCTCCACCAGCCCATCGGCACAGCCCAAGACCGccagggaagaaagggaaggatcCGCCTTGCACTGGCAGGAGCCGCCATCCCAGGGAGGAGGTATTGTACCACATGGTTGAGGCTCAAGACAGAGCTCCTGCCTGTGCACAGAACCCTCCGCAAGGCCCGGCCGGGGGTCAGCCCTCCCTGCCTGGCACCACCACAGGCCGTGCCCCAACAGAGGGACCAGGCTCCTGGGCCCTGCGGCTCAAGCAGcacacctccctctccacagGCTCCCACAGCTCAATGGGGAACAAGAGGGTGGTGAGGCAAGCTGTGGCCTCCTTCCCATGATGGAGCCTCTCCATCCCACCTCTGCCGTCATGTGAGGAGCAGCACTACCCTTGTCACGCAGCCCCAGCTttcccccactgccccagccccATCTGCGCAAGCCTGTGCCGCGGTCCAGCCTACCTTTGATGGTGCTGGTGGGGATAATGCCTTCAGCTGTACCCCCGTAGCCGCCAGAGACGATGCTGGTTTCATTGAGATTGGGCCCCGATACCATCACCTGCTGCAGGTCCTGGAGCGGAGGGAGGAGCACAGGCAGCTGAGGCACAGAGCTGGGACGCATGGCTGAGAGGACGGCCCGGCCCTGAAGCAGAGGGCCTGGGGCAGAGCggcacagccctgccctccccacctcaCACAGCCCAAAAAACAACATCCCAGGGTCCGGCACGTCCCCACCCGGCCTCAGCCACAAACCTGCTCCAAGCCGTCATCCTCTGGCAGGCTACCCGTGTCCCCGTTGCTGCTGATGGGGATCTCCATGGTGGCGGCCTTGCTCATGATCCCGTCTGACATCCTCAGGGCCTGCAAGGACACAGATGCTCTACTGGAGCCTGGGGACCAGGCAGAGACAGAGACCACCCTGTGTGGCTGGGGTCCCGGGGCTTCACCCAGCCAGGGAAATCCCAGGCTTCCCAGGCCAGGAGCCCACGGGGCCAAGGCCTGGGATGAGCTCCCAATGGCCAGGGAACAGGCAGAGGACAGCAGGCAGCTGGACCCATGCTGGCAGCCGCATGCACCGAGCAGCCTCTGCGGACACTGCACGGCACGGCATTCCCTCGGGACACGCCGCCCCGGTCCTGCTCGCAGCCTCCTGGCTCCCAGAACgctcctggcagagctgcacGTCCCAGAGaagccagccccagctctggcTCATGGTACCGGAGCATGGCTGGCACGTTCCCTCCCGCCCCTTCAGCCCACGGCTCGCACGTTTTGGAGAAGAGATGGTTCTCCCCCGGCCCTCACGGCTCTCCGGGGCGCAGCAGCAGTCCGTCTGTCCCAGCTGGGTGGCAGACCATGCTCCGGGACAACCGGGGCTTTGCAGCAGACCAGCTCCTGGCCCAGAGCCCGGGAAAAGGGAGCCAAGAGCCACGTCGGCAAGCCAGGCCGCGCACcggagggaggagcagcagcgaGGGCCCCGCTGCGCCCAGACCGGTCCAAGCACATTCCCGGGCAGGTGACTCCGGGCACTCCAGCGGCGCCGTTAGCTGCCTGCCCTGGCGGGGCCGCAGCCCCGACGGCAGCCGGACCCCCGGGAGagggccctgccctgcctggaggGGACGAGGCCTGCGTGCCGACGacgcggctccccccccccccggcagcccccgcggcTGGGGAACGGCCCCCGCaacggcccccccaccccggcactgGCGCGCGGAGACGAGCGCACGGGAGGAGACGGGGCCGGCGGTCGCCCAAGGGCTCTCCACTGCGAGACGGCGGGCAGCCCAGGGAGCGCCCGGCCCCCGGCGACCCCCCCTACCCCGCAGGCCGGGCTTACCtgcccgggcacccgcccgcccTCCCGGGCACCCGGCGGCCCCGCTTCCTCCACCGgtgcccccggcccggccccccgcccgcAGCTCGGGAGCCCCGCTCCGCCTCGGCCCGGGACGCGCCGGAAGCCGCGTCACCGCCGCCAGCAGGGGCCGCCGGGAGACGGGCCGGACGTAGCGTCACCGGCGGGCGGTGGCGCCGGGCGGAAGCGGGGCGGAAGAGCCCTTCCCGCCCGGAAGCGCCGCCTCGGAGCCCCGGCGGCCCGGGGTGGCGCGGCCCCGCCGAgggcggcagggccgggcagactcacccctccccccccagggcATGGAGCCAGGCGCcgagcaccagcagcagctccgcAGCGtgagggcggccggggccgggactG is part of the Accipiter gentilis chromosome 19, bAccGen1.1, whole genome shotgun sequence genome and encodes:
- the ARFIP2 gene encoding arfaptin-2 isoform X3, with the translated sequence MSDGIMSKAATMEIPISSNGDTGSLPEDDGLEQDLQQVMVSGPNLNETSIVSGGYGGTAEGIIPTSTIKAPPFPGCLVQPHPPRGPSVSPSASAASRMANQAGASAGSGLHQPHPSPAVGGEEVVRGIAVEKFDIVKKWGINTYKCTKQLISERFGRGSRTVDLELETQIELLRETKRKYECVLQLARALTNHFYSLVQTQHALGDAFADLSQKSPELQEEFGYNAETQKLLCKNGETLLGAVNFFVSSINTLVNKTMEDTLMTVKQYETARLEYDAYRTDLEELSMGPRDASTLCRLDAAQSQFQSHKDKYEKLRADVAIKLKFLEENKIKVMHKQLLLFHNAISAYFAGNQQQLEQTLKQFNIKLKTPGAEKPSWLEEQ
- the ARFIP2 gene encoding arfaptin-2 isoform X1; the protein is MCLDRSGRSGALAAAPPSGARPGLPTWLLAPFSRALGQELVCCKAPVVPEHGLPPSWDRRTAAAPRRAVRAGGEPSLLQNALRMSDGIMSKAATMEIPISSNGDTGSLPEDDGLEQDLQQVMVSGPNLNETSIVSGGYGGTAEGIIPTSTIKAPPFPGCLVQPHPPRGPSVSPSASAASRMANQAGASAGSGLHQPHPSPAVGGEEVVRGIAVEKFDIVKKWGINTYKCTKQLISERFGRGSRTVDLELETQIELLRETKRKYECVLQLARALTNHFYSLVQTQHALGDAFADLSQKSPELQEEFGYNAETQKLLCKNGETLLGAVNFFVSSINTLVNKTMEDTLMTVKQYETARLEYDAYRTDLEELSMGPRDASTLCRLDAAQSQFQSHKDKYEKLRADVAIKLKFLEENKIKVMHKQLLLFHNAISAYFAGNQQQLEQTLKQFNIKLKTPGAEKPSWLEEQ
- the ARFIP2 gene encoding arfaptin-2 isoform X2, producing the protein MCLDRSGRSGALAAAPPSGARPGLPTWLLAPFSRALGQELVCCKAPVVPEHGLPPSWDRRTAAAPRRAVRAGGEPSLLQNALRMSDGIMSKAATMEIPISSNGDTGSLPEDDGLEQDLQQVMVSGPNLNETSIVSGGYGGTAEGIIPTSTIKGSGLHQPHPSPAVGGEEVVRGIAVEKFDIVKKWGINTYKCTKQLISERFGRGSRTVDLELETQIELLRETKRKYECVLQLARALTNHFYSLVQTQHALGDAFADLSQKSPELQEEFGYNAETQKLLCKNGETLLGAVNFFVSSINTLVNKTMEDTLMTVKQYETARLEYDAYRTDLEELSMGPRDASTLCRLDAAQSQFQSHKDKYEKLRADVAIKLKFLEENKIKVMHKQLLLFHNAISAYFAGNQQQLEQTLKQFNIKLKTPGAEKPSWLEEQ